In one Rutidosis leptorrhynchoides isolate AG116_Rl617_1_P2 chromosome 8, CSIRO_AGI_Rlap_v1, whole genome shotgun sequence genomic region, the following are encoded:
- the LOC139862239 gene encoding BRCA1-associated RING domain protein 1-like isoform X2 gives MIVVVPFVILLSARRKVENFCRTLKGKKWWETRPMFLRLYMFMTPRIFFNANGLIQNLESEVARANKLKCSHCGKKGAGLGCYSERCQRSYHVPCAYETSDCRWGFDEFLIFCPKHTSNKFPSEMKSKGRKRNNEKKYKTSVSNAENGLVFCGSDLSSEQKYHLVKFATSNGAIVSKQWRDTVTHVIAAKDSDGACARTFKLLMAILNGKWIVTFEWVKACMEAGYLVKEEPYEVHLDTHGCSGGPKAGRSRILNNGPKLFKNVRFYFIGDFVDDYKTDLITLVTTGGGTISATKDQLLSACNDVDVKMNKVTLVVYNADVSDHSEYESEESIKFQRIAAAEDVAQQYGSRVVGHIWILESVAACNLLPFT, from the exons ATGATCGTAGTTGTGCCTTTTGTCATACTTCTGAGTGCACGCAG GAAAGTGGAGAACTTTTGTCGTACTCTCAAGGGAAAGAAGTGGTGGGAGACGAGGCCAATGTTTCTAAGGTTATACATGTTCAT GACGCCTCGAATTTTCTTTAACGCGAATGGACTTATACAGAATTTAGAATCAGAAGTAGCACGTGCTAACAAGCTAAAATGCAGCCATTGTGGTAAAAAAGGAGCTGGTCTTGGCTGTTATTCAGAACGATGCCAAAGATCATATCATGTTCCATGTGCATATGAAACTAGTGACTGCAGATGGGGTTTT GATGAATTTCTTATTTTTTGCCCGAAACATACATCCAACAAATTTCCAAGTGAAATGAAGTCAAAAGGACGGAAGCGAAATAATGAGAAAAAATATAA GACATCGGTGTCGAATGCCGAAAATGGTTTGGTGTTTTGTGGTTCAGATCTTTCTTCAGAACAAAAG TACCACCTGGTTAAGTTTGCAACAAGTAACGGGGCAATAGTGTCCAAACAGTGGAGAGATACTGTCACACACGTTATTGCTGCTAAAGATTCGGACGGTGCATGCGCACGTACATTCAAACTTCTCATGGCCATATTGAATGGAAAATGGATTGTTACATTTGAAT GGGTAAAAGCTTGCATGGAAGCTGGATATCTTGTAAAAGAAGAACCGTATGAAGTTCATCTAGACACACATGGCTGTTCTGGTGGGCCCAAAGCAGGGAGGTCAAGAATTTTAAATAAC GGTCCAAAACTTTTCAAGAACGTGAGGTTTTACTTTATTGGAGATTTTGTAGATGATTATAAAACCGATCTGATAACCTTGGTTACAACCGGTGGTGGCACAATTAGCGCCACTAAGGATCAGTTACTGTCTGCGTGCAATGATGTAGATGTGAAAATGAATAAAGTAACTTTGGTTGTGTACAATGCTGACGTGTCAGATCATTCAGAGTATGAAAGTGAAGAAAGTATTAAATTTCAACGAATAGCTGCAGCAGAGGACGTAGCCCAGCAATATGGGTCGCGGGTCGTTGGGCATATTTGGATTTTGGAATCAGTTGCTGCGTGTAATTTACTGCCTTTTACATAA
- the LOC139864781 gene encoding cyclin-B1-2-like, producing the protein MDSSKTIEHEIGGLKNDALRFGLQGVKSDIIGSHPLESAFQSAVVREEQMKRKMLANTYGSAFPLKQEFDRKVLSRFQRPPGLIPSSMLGLESLTGALDDFGFEDYLQGVHDTETIRAPDMHHGMEVRVGLSKGPVQPSFM; encoded by the exons ATGGATTCATCAAAGACAATTGAACACGAGATCGGAGGTCTTAAAAACGATGCACTTCGTTTCGGACTTCAAGGCGTCAAAAGTGACATCATCGGATCTCATCCTCTTGAATCCGCCTTTCAATCG GCTGTTGTGAGAGAAGAGCAGATGAAGAGGAAAATGCTTGCAAACACTTACGGATCTGCGTTTCCGTTGAAGCAGGAATTTGATCGAAAAGTTCTTTCtag ATTTCAAAGGCCTCCTGGGCTTATACCGTCCTCCATGCTTGGATTAGAATCATTAACCGGAGCTTTGGACGATTTTGGTTTTGAAGATTACCTCCAAG GTGTTCACGACACTGAAACAATACGTGCCCCTGACATGCATCATGGAATGGAAGTTCGAGTTGGGCTTTCAAAGGGGCCAGTTCAACCCAGTTTCATGTGA
- the LOC139862239 gene encoding BRCA1-associated RING domain protein 1-like isoform X1: MKGVANGDKKANLEPKSKSSPGPKSQTIEVKTQKKTDSGLLDINDRSCAFCHTSECTQESGELLSYSQGKEVVGDEANVSKVIHVHVRCRNWTPRIFFNANGLIQNLESEVARANKLKCSHCGKKGAGLGCYSERCQRSYHVPCAYETSDCRWGFDEFLIFCPKHTSNKFPSEMKSKGRKRNNEKKYKTSVSNAENGLVFCGSDLSSEQKYHLVKFATSNGAIVSKQWRDTVTHVIAAKDSDGACARTFKLLMAILNGKWIVTFEWVKACMEAGYLVKEEPYEVHLDTHGCSGGPKAGRSRILNNGPKLFKNVRFYFIGDFVDDYKTDLITLVTTGGGTISATKDQLLSACNDVDVKMNKVTLVVYNADVSDHSEYESEESIKFQRIAAAEDVAQQYGSRVVGHIWILESVAACNLLPFT, from the exons ATGAAAGGAGTTGCAAATGGCGACAAGAAGGCTAATCTGGAGCCAAAAAGTAAAAGCTCCCCTGGACCTAAAAGTCAAACCATCGAAGTGAAAACGCAAAAGAAAACAGATAGTGGATTACTTGATATCAATGATCGTAGTTGTGCCTTTTGTCATACTTCTGAGTGCACGCAG GAAAGTGGAGAACTTTTGTCGTACTCTCAAGGGAAAGAAGTGGTGGGAGACGAGGCCAATGTTTCTAAGGTTATACATGTTCATGTAAGATGTCGTAACTG GACGCCTCGAATTTTCTTTAACGCGAATGGACTTATACAGAATTTAGAATCAGAAGTAGCACGTGCTAACAAGCTAAAATGCAGCCATTGTGGTAAAAAAGGAGCTGGTCTTGGCTGTTATTCAGAACGATGCCAAAGATCATATCATGTTCCATGTGCATATGAAACTAGTGACTGCAGATGGGGTTTT GATGAATTTCTTATTTTTTGCCCGAAACATACATCCAACAAATTTCCAAGTGAAATGAAGTCAAAAGGACGGAAGCGAAATAATGAGAAAAAATATAA GACATCGGTGTCGAATGCCGAAAATGGTTTGGTGTTTTGTGGTTCAGATCTTTCTTCAGAACAAAAG TACCACCTGGTTAAGTTTGCAACAAGTAACGGGGCAATAGTGTCCAAACAGTGGAGAGATACTGTCACACACGTTATTGCTGCTAAAGATTCGGACGGTGCATGCGCACGTACATTCAAACTTCTCATGGCCATATTGAATGGAAAATGGATTGTTACATTTGAAT GGGTAAAAGCTTGCATGGAAGCTGGATATCTTGTAAAAGAAGAACCGTATGAAGTTCATCTAGACACACATGGCTGTTCTGGTGGGCCCAAAGCAGGGAGGTCAAGAATTTTAAATAAC GGTCCAAAACTTTTCAAGAACGTGAGGTTTTACTTTATTGGAGATTTTGTAGATGATTATAAAACCGATCTGATAACCTTGGTTACAACCGGTGGTGGCACAATTAGCGCCACTAAGGATCAGTTACTGTCTGCGTGCAATGATGTAGATGTGAAAATGAATAAAGTAACTTTGGTTGTGTACAATGCTGACGTGTCAGATCATTCAGAGTATGAAAGTGAAGAAAGTATTAAATTTCAACGAATAGCTGCAGCAGAGGACGTAGCCCAGCAATATGGGTCGCGGGTCGTTGGGCATATTTGGATTTTGGAATCAGTTGCTGCGTGTAATTTACTGCCTTTTACATAA